The following coding sequences lie in one Apium graveolens cultivar Ventura chromosome 1, ASM990537v1, whole genome shotgun sequence genomic window:
- the LOC141662493 gene encoding uncharacterized protein LOC141662493 has translation MTNDNEEQNNNNQSQSPWTTWEDLLLSCAVKRYGLSDWSTVATELQSRVHNNLFTAQICALKFDDLKARFSFAGDAENVGDVPWLDELKNLRIKELKEIVQGRGVSIQSLNLKVKRLEEERERSDKEDDESDKEKPDLDAERSENEKNVENDVVLAEKDENVGDVVGDSVSGDRENRSVNESNSTDKKMMETEPVRTGGNESGEEKDKPVQADSWNDSSKPSEEKKAENESVKVVESKGAKDSNEAQSSASLTRKSRSSNSGSGGGRGGNDQMVSKNTSRDSGKNSEQMNRFLESIRSRKYGSVFETRLQSQKTERYNSIIRQHVDLETVQSRVTNGSYSSCITKFYLDLLLLFNNAIVFYSKSSPESIAAVELRKFVLKGINKMRNSKKSNPSPDSAPTTLHKSKPDTERSDSLLAKQKKAAPIIVCRKRSSITSKPSASNKPQKPDDKQVLDSKQPAVRPSSSSPNEEESLLKLNPKEKPVTGARSMRRSSSARINNATNTSAKNTTVKTPMTSPSSNPGSSTIKGPEAPKAENKKKTNPLLMKKREAADFLKRIKKSSPGKGTLLDTLKSLPENSNSSSKREAREHPKKKVDARKESTRGRQKGGGGGKRAKEEEASQSKRNVGRPPKRGREEGTATGKRGKEVEEMVAKRPNKRGKR, from the exons ATGACGAACGATAACGAAGAACAAAATAACAACAATCAGTCGCAATCGCCATGGACTACTTGGGAGGACCTGTTGTTATCGTGCGCCGTCAAGCGTTACGGTCTTTCCGATTGGTCCACCGTTGCGACGGAGCTTCAATCTAGAGTTCATAACAATTTATTCACTGCTCAAATTTGTGCCCTTAAGTTTGATGACCTCAAGGCTCGTTTTTCATTCGCCGGCGACGCCGAGAATGTCGGAGATGTGCCGTGGCTTGATGAGTTGAAGAATCTCAGGATTAAGGAGCTTAAGGAGATTGTTCAAGGACGCGGCGTTTCGATCCA GAGTTTGAACTTGAAAGTGAAGAGATTAGAAGAGGAGAGAGAGAGGAGCGACAAAGAGGATGACGAGAGTGATAAAGAGAAGCCAGATCTGGATGCGGAGAGATCGGAGAACGAGAAGAACGTTGAAAACGACGTCGTTTTGGCGGAGAAAGATGAGAACGTGGGAGATGTCGTCGGAGATTCGGTTTCCGGCGACCGGGAGAACAGGTCGGTTAACGAGTcaaactcgacggataagaaaATGATGGAAACGGAACCGGTTCGAACCGGAGGAAATGAAAGTGGTGAAGAGAAAGATAAACCGGTTCAAGCTGACTCGTGGAATGATAGTTCGAAACCGAGCGAGGAAAAGAAAGCGGAGAATGAGTCTGTTAAGGTGGTTGAGTCGAAAGGCGCCAAGGATAGTAACGAGGCGCAGAGCTCGGCGAGCTTGACGAGGAAGAGTAGGAGTAGTAATAGTGGTAGCGGTGGGGGTCGTGGAGGTAACGACCAAATGGTGTCGAAAAATACGAGTCGAGACTCGGGGAAAAACTCGGAGCAGATGAACCGGTTTTTGGAATCAATCCGGTCTAGGAAATACGGTTCGGTTTTTGAGACTAGGCTCCAAAGTCAG AAAACGGAAAGGTACAATAGCATTATCCGGCAACATGTTGATCTCGAAACGGTTCAATCCCGGGTGACTAATGGATCCTATTCATCATGCATCACCAAGTTCTACTTGGATCTTTTACTCCTCTTCAACAATGCAATTGTTTTCTACTCCAAATCATCTCCTGAATCAATAGCTGCAGTGGAGCTCCGGAAGTTTGTTTTGAAAGGAATAAACAAGATGCGCAATAGCAAAAAGTCCAACCCATCACCTGATTCTGCTCCAACTACTCTTCACAAAAGCAAACCTGACACTGAAAGATCTGATTCATTGCTGGCAAAGCAAAAGAAGGCTGCTCCTATTATTGTTTGCCGGAAGAGAAGTTCCATTACAAGCAAACCATCAGCTTCAAACAAACCACAGAAACCAGATGATAAACAGGTGTTGGATTCCAAACAGCCAGCAGTTAGACCTTCCTCGTCTTCTCCAAATGAAGAGGAGAGCTTATTGAAGTTGAATCCAAAGGAAAAGCCAGTAACAGGGGCAAGAAGCATGAGAAGGAGCAGTAGTGCCCGAATAAACAATGCAACAAACACATCTGCCAAAAACACAACAGTGAAAACCCCGATGACAAGTCCTAGTTCGAACCCTGGATCATCCACAATAAAAGGACCAGAGGCTCCAAAAGCAGAGAACAAGAAGAAAACTAATCCCCTCCTAATGAAAAAACGGGAAGCTGCAGACTTTTTGAAACGAATTAAGAAGAGTTCTCCTGGAAAAGGGACGTTACTTGATACATTGAAGAGTTTGCCAGAGAATAGTAATTCAAGTAGCAAAAGAGAAGCCAGAGAACATCCAAAAAAGAAAGTAGATGCACGGAAAGAATCAACACGAGGACGACAAAAGGGCGGAGGCGGTGGAAAACGGGCAAAGGAGGAGGAAGCTAGTCAGTCGAAGCGGAATGTGGGCAGGCCGCCAAAGAGGGGTAGAGAGGAAGGGACGGCGACAGGGAAGCGGGGGAAGGAAGTAGAGGAGATGGTTGCCAAGAGGCCTAACAAAAGGGGTAAAAGGTGA